Proteins encoded together in one uncultured Desulfosarcina sp. window:
- a CDS encoding PAS domain S-box protein: MNETKSTARRSWMSRTMIGTLVGIFLGGFLFSWWTIRQSDRYMRKDLLYQARLVAQAVDVRRILSLSGSDADLAAADYLQLKEQLAFTGKTITDCKFIYLLGRRENGSVFFFADSEPPGAKDESPAGQLYEEIPDEDLRAFEEKRALTTGPASDRWGTWISALVPLIDPDSGKLVAVLGMDFSARDWQRKLVQTALPPALLTLFTIALWFVGACLINRRTFPASLAFHRQPYQETLLVIVLAGFFLSLAATWTIRTFTLHTRQHAFRQLAQEKTAAITMVLHTLHHIELEALARLFEASEHVSPGEFDNYTDYLVKNPVIQSWSWTQWMPALDRQSMEKKIRAEGLPEFTIWQWDGKRNRIPVPDHAGGYCPIVFTVPAEVKPSTLGFDLASDPLRRRALETAARSGLTTCTVPLGNPVNPDRPAIIQVFRPVFAHGDASRLRGFALADVQPAALLKSARLSQTMFLELAIGISQTTIQSIAASGEHDSFPDVRFTEKYPIFVFGKAFLITARAAAGFFNLYPVWPVAIAGLGLTLLLAGWFGVVYGKRERLKQLVDERTRDWVDTKNRMELALHGADLGTWDWHIPSDKMIVNEIWTDMVGYRLDEIVPLLENWRMLIPSEDRPAAIQAMDLHLKGEADFYEIEHRLRHKAGHDIWVLAKGRVIERSPDGEPLRVCGTCLDITAHRRVKAALKASETHLRTLVDTLPDLVWLKDPQGFYLGCNRRFELFFGAKQSDIVGKTDYNFVDRELADFFREKDQAAMAAGKACVNEEKITFADDGHQEILETIKTPMFDEEGEIIGVLGIARDITNRKKFEERIRLSEEKFSKIFAMAPDVIAITRLRDGKILDVNIGFEETTGWKRDEVIGRTSADIHFWADLSARKDMVAELMAGRDVLYREMEFLRKDGTKRTGIYSARMIRISDELTLIFILQDTTRSRHLEAERRKLEAQLQQSQKLEAIGVLAGGVAHDFNNMLGAIIGYAELAMQTLDSSDPMRKSFSKILDAAQRSANLTRQLLAFARKQTVEPLVLDLNAAIEGILKMLRRIIGENIELAWMPATGQCTVRMDPSQLDQILANLCVNARDAIAEVGKVTIKTDMATFDEDACMAYADCLPGTYVRLSVSDDGCGMDRETQDHIFEPFFTTKEIGQGTGLGMATVYGIVKQNEGFIQLTSEPGIGTTFEIYLPQHTAGDEIKSSEAASEAIPRSRGETVLMVEDDPTMREMGRMMLQRLGYSVFSAATPGEAIQLVKKNGSEIQIFITDVVMPEMNGRELADRLLEIRPEMKHLFMSGYTADVIVHRGVLDEGINFIQKPFSLRDLAVKIRDVLDGSK; the protein is encoded by the coding sequence ATGAATGAAACCAAATCGACCGCCAGGCGTTCATGGATGAGCCGTACCATGATCGGCACTCTTGTTGGTATTTTTCTGGGGGGTTTTCTTTTCAGCTGGTGGACGATCCGGCAATCGGACCGCTATATGCGCAAAGATCTGCTTTACCAGGCCCGCCTGGTGGCACAGGCAGTGGATGTCCGAAGAATCCTTTCGCTTTCGGGTTCCGATGCCGATCTGGCCGCTGCCGACTATCTCCAACTCAAGGAGCAGCTGGCCTTTACCGGGAAAACCATCACAGATTGCAAATTCATTTACTTGCTGGGACGCCGGGAAAACGGCTCCGTTTTCTTCTTTGCGGACAGCGAACCGCCCGGCGCCAAGGACGAATCCCCGGCCGGACAACTTTACGAAGAGATACCCGACGAAGACCTGAGGGCGTTTGAAGAGAAGAGGGCCCTGACCACAGGGCCTGCCAGCGACCGCTGGGGGACATGGATCAGTGCACTGGTGCCCTTGATCGACCCCGACTCCGGAAAATTGGTTGCGGTTCTGGGGATGGATTTTTCCGCCCGCGACTGGCAGCGGAAGCTTGTGCAAACGGCGCTGCCACCGGCCCTCCTCACCCTGTTCACGATAGCACTGTGGTTCGTCGGCGCATGCCTGATCAACCGCCGCACCTTTCCTGCGAGCCTGGCCTTCCATCGCCAGCCATACCAGGAAACACTGCTGGTGATCGTGCTTGCCGGATTTTTCCTGAGCCTGGCAGCAACCTGGACGATCAGAACCTTTACCCTGCACACCCGTCAACATGCCTTTCGGCAACTGGCGCAGGAAAAAACCGCTGCAATTACCATGGTCCTGCATACCCTGCATCACATCGAACTGGAAGCATTGGCGCGTCTTTTCGAAGCCAGCGAACACGTGAGTCCCGGGGAGTTCGACAATTATACCGATTATCTGGTAAAAAATCCTGTGATCCAGTCCTGGTCCTGGACCCAATGGATGCCGGCTTTGGACCGGCAGTCCATGGAGAAAAAAATCCGGGCCGAAGGACTTCCGGAATTTACGATCTGGCAGTGGGATGGGAAGAGAAACCGCATCCCCGTTCCAGATCATGCCGGCGGCTACTGCCCCATCGTCTTTACAGTTCCAGCCGAAGTAAAGCCGAGCACCCTGGGATTCGACCTGGCTTCTGATCCGCTGCGCCGAAGGGCTCTGGAAACGGCCGCACGCAGCGGCCTGACCACCTGCACTGTTCCCCTCGGCAATCCGGTGAATCCGGACCGTCCGGCAATCATTCAAGTCTTCCGTCCCGTCTTTGCTCATGGAGATGCCTCACGCCTGCGTGGGTTTGCGCTGGCCGATGTTCAACCGGCCGCTCTTTTGAAAAGTGCCCGCCTATCCCAAACAATGTTTCTGGAACTGGCAATCGGCATTTCGCAGACGACCATCCAGTCCATCGCAGCGTCCGGGGAACACGACAGCTTTCCGGATGTTCGCTTCACCGAAAAATATCCTATATTCGTTTTCGGCAAGGCTTTTCTGATCACCGCTCGGGCAGCCGCCGGCTTTTTTAATCTCTATCCGGTCTGGCCGGTTGCCATCGCCGGTTTGGGACTCACCCTTCTGCTGGCAGGCTGGTTCGGCGTTGTCTATGGCAAACGGGAACGGCTGAAACAGCTGGTCGACGAACGTACCCGCGATTGGGTCGATACCAAAAATCGCATGGAGCTGGCCCTGCATGGTGCCGACTTGGGCACTTGGGACTGGCATATCCCGTCGGACAAGATGATTGTCAACGAAATTTGGACAGATATGGTGGGATACCGGTTGGACGAAATCGTGCCGCTTCTTGAAAACTGGAGAATGTTGATTCCGTCTGAGGACCGACCCGCGGCGATTCAGGCAATGGACCTGCACCTGAAAGGCGAGGCAGATTTTTACGAAATCGAACACCGCCTGCGGCACAAAGCGGGACACGATATCTGGGTGCTCGCCAAGGGCCGCGTGATCGAGCGGAGTCCGGACGGCGAACCACTGCGTGTCTGCGGAACGTGCCTGGACATCACCGCGCACCGCAGGGTCAAGGCAGCGTTGAAAGCCAGCGAAACACACCTGCGAACGCTCGTCGACACCTTGCCCGACTTGGTCTGGCTCAAGGATCCGCAGGGATTTTATCTGGGATGCAACCGACGCTTCGAGCTTTTTTTCGGCGCCAAACAATCTGATATCGTAGGAAAAACCGACTATAATTTCGTAGACCGGGAACTGGCCGATTTCTTCAGGGAAAAAGATCAGGCTGCCATGGCTGCCGGAAAAGCATGTGTGAACGAAGAGAAAATCACCTTTGCCGACGACGGCCACCAAGAAATCCTGGAAACCATAAAGACGCCGATGTTTGACGAAGAAGGTGAAATTATCGGCGTGCTGGGCATCGCCCGGGATATTACCAACCGCAAGAAGTTCGAAGAAAGAATCCGTCTGTCCGAGGAGAAGTTTTCCAAAATTTTCGCCATGGCGCCGGATGTCATCGCCATCACCCGCTTGAGGGACGGTAAAATCCTCGATGTGAACATCGGATTCGAAGAAACCACCGGCTGGAAAAGGGATGAGGTGATCGGGCGGACATCGGCCGACATTCATTTCTGGGCCGATCTCTCGGCCCGGAAAGATATGGTGGCGGAGCTGATGGCCGGCCGGGATGTCCTGTATCGCGAAATGGAATTTTTGCGCAAGGACGGCACCAAACGGACCGGCATCTACTCCGCACGAATGATCCGCATATCGGATGAATTGACGTTGATTTTCATCCTGCAGGATACCACCCGAAGCCGGCATCTGGAGGCGGAGCGCCGTAAACTGGAAGCGCAGCTGCAGCAGTCGCAGAAACTGGAGGCCATCGGCGTCCTGGCCGGTGGGGTGGCCCACGATTTCAACAACATGCTGGGGGCCATCATCGGCTATGCCGAACTGGCCATGCAAACGCTGGATTCCTCCGATCCCATGCGTAAAAGTTTCAGCAAGATCCTCGATGCCGCCCAGCGCTCGGCCAATCTCACCCGCCAACTGCTGGCTTTCGCCCGTAAACAGACCGTCGAACCGTTGGTGCTCGATCTCAATGCCGCTATCGAAGGCATTCTCAAGATGCTGCGCCGGATCATCGGCGAAAACATTGAACTGGCCTGGATGCCCGCCACCGGGCAATGCACCGTACGCATGGACCCCTCCCAACTGGATCAGATCCTGGCCAATCTGTGTGTCAACGCCCGGGATGCCATCGCGGAGGTGGGCAAGGTCACCATAAAAACCGACATGGCCACGTTCGACGAGGACGCCTGCATGGCCTATGCCGACTGCCTGCCGGGGACATACGTGCGGCTATCCGTCAGCGACGACGGTTGCGGCATGGACCGGGAAACCCAGGATCACATTTTCGAACCTTTTTTCACCACCAAGGAAATCGGCCAGGGTACGGGTCTGGGCATGGCCACGGTTTACGGCATCGTCAAGCAGAATGAGGGGTTTATCCAGCTTACCAGCGAGCCCGGCATCGGCACGACCTTCGAAATTTACCTGCCACAGCATACCGCCGGGGATGAAATCAAAAGCAGCGAGGCCGCCAGCGAGGCAATCCCGCGCAGCCGGGGCGAAACCGTCCTCATGGTGGAAGATGATCCGACCATGCGGGAAATGGGGCGAATGATGCTTCAGCGTCTGGGGTATTCCGTTTTTTCGGCGGCAACCCCCGGAGAGGCGATCCAATTGGTCAAAAAAAATGGCAGTGAAATTCAGATATTCATCACCGACGTGGTCATGCCCGAAATGAACGGTCGCGAACTGGCCGACCGACTGCTGGAAATCCGGCCGGAAATGAAGCACCTGTTCATGTCCGGCTATACCGCCGATGTCATCGTCCATCGCGGCGTGCTGGACGAGGGAATCAACTTCATCCAGAAGCCATTTTCACTGAGAGATCTGGCCGTCAAAATCCGGGACGTTCTGGATGGATCGAAATGA
- a CDS encoding PAS domain S-box protein: MTIVIAVLGTILLLGLAGVNFLLKRRLSEKVARLEKLQQEVTHQTELLQLATEATQAGIWESRPEKKTIYPSAQWYAMLGYPPQEKAVPLDEHLLLVHPEDRPNVIRFFENYIHKDGKEMYEAELRIRRADDTWCWVLSKGKAVEWNDEGLPTKIIGLDVNIQSTKEARIKTAQSESKFRAIFDHAPYSIAINSFEDGTIIDANRAFLESRGLNKEQLGAVRPKDYTLITDDEVEALLQTLATQGSLKDIEATVLKSDGTPTHIIYSSVLLELEGPRQILSMTVDITKRRQKEAALQESMELLRATFNATTDGILVVNNDLKVIQANRQFYRMWRVPPELKETDDEVSLREFVRDQLADPAGFQETVDRLYHSGIQDMYEIPFKDGRVFECHTAPMVINEKEIGRVWDFRDISERKREEEAIDFERRQFLSIFNSIDEAIYVSDPATYEIIFANRRLRELLGSDPTGKRCYETLQGFDHPCNFCTNDIILNNDGQPYRWEYHNATMNADVAIVDQIIRWPDGRDLRLEIAVDITERKRAEEMLRLSEEKFSKIFMMAPDFITISRLEDGLIADVNIGFEETTGWKRDEVIGRTSADIQFWFDPSERARLVQDLISKKEVSHREIEFRRKDGTVRTGIYSAREISISNEGYLIFTMQDITDWKHLEEERRELEYQLHQSQKLEAIGVLAGGVAHDFNNMLGAIMGYAELAMQTLDAADPMRKNFSKILDAAQRSANLTRQLLAFARKQTVEPVVFDLSASVEGTLKMLRRLIGENIELTWNPSAGQCGVKMDPTHMDQILANLCVNARDAIADVGKITIQTDTVSFDEISCSAYADCLPGEYVRLSVGDNGCGMDPETQNHVFEPFYTTKGVGQGTGLGLATVYGIVKQSDGFIQLSSEPGIGTTFNIYLPRKATNAEDETVATEETIPHSRGETVLMVEDDPTIREMGLMMLQRLGYNVLPAATPSEAIRRVEEDGSDIHLFVTDVVMPEMNGRELADRLLEVRPGMKHLFMSGYTADVIAHRGVLDEGINFIQKPFSLKDLAAKIREVLDHNQ, encoded by the coding sequence ATGACGATAGTTATCGCTGTTCTGGGGACGATCCTATTGCTGGGGTTGGCAGGGGTCAACTTTCTGCTCAAACGCAGGCTCAGCGAAAAAGTGGCCCGCCTGGAAAAACTTCAGCAGGAAGTAACCCATCAAACAGAACTGCTGCAACTGGCAACCGAAGCCACCCAGGCCGGGATCTGGGAATCCCGCCCGGAGAAAAAAACGATCTATCCAAGTGCGCAGTGGTACGCCATGCTTGGCTATCCCCCACAGGAAAAAGCCGTTCCTCTCGATGAACACCTGCTTCTCGTGCATCCCGAAGACCGACCGAATGTCATCCGTTTTTTCGAAAACTATATTCACAAAGACGGCAAGGAAATGTATGAGGCGGAACTTCGCATCCGCCGTGCGGACGATACCTGGTGCTGGGTGCTTTCCAAAGGCAAAGCCGTCGAATGGAATGACGAGGGTCTTCCGACGAAAATCATCGGTTTGGATGTGAACATTCAGTCTACCAAGGAGGCCCGAATCAAGACAGCCCAGAGCGAATCGAAATTCCGGGCCATTTTCGACCACGCCCCCTATTCCATTGCCATCAACAGCTTCGAGGATGGAACCATTATTGACGCCAATCGGGCATTTCTCGAAAGCCGGGGCCTTAATAAAGAGCAATTGGGCGCTGTCCGGCCAAAGGATTACACCCTCATCACGGATGATGAAGTTGAAGCCCTCCTCCAGACACTTGCGACACAAGGCTCCCTGAAGGATATCGAAGCCACGGTCCTTAAAAGTGACGGAACCCCCACCCATATCATCTACTCGTCCGTATTGCTGGAACTCGAGGGGCCCAGGCAGATTCTCTCCATGACCGTGGACATCACCAAACGGCGGCAGAAGGAAGCGGCCCTTCAGGAAAGCATGGAGCTGCTGCGGGCAACTTTCAATGCCACCACCGACGGCATCCTTGTCGTCAACAACGATTTGAAGGTCATCCAGGCCAACCGGCAGTTCTACCGAATGTGGCGGGTGCCGCCCGAACTCAAGGAAACCGATGACGAGGTCTCTCTGAGAGAGTTTGTTCGAGACCAGTTGGCGGACCCGGCCGGCTTCCAGGAGACAGTCGACCGGCTCTATCACAGCGGCATCCAGGATATGTACGAAATCCCCTTTAAAGACGGGCGGGTTTTCGAATGCCATACCGCCCCTATGGTCATCAACGAAAAGGAAATCGGACGTGTATGGGATTTCCGGGATATCTCGGAGCGCAAGCGCGAGGAAGAGGCTATCGATTTTGAGCGGCGGCAATTCCTCTCCATTTTCAACAGCATCGATGAGGCCATCTATGTTTCCGACCCCGCTACCTACGAGATCATCTTCGCCAACCGGCGTCTGCGTGAACTGCTCGGCAGCGATCCGACCGGGAAGCGCTGCTACGAAACGCTCCAGGGTTTTGACCATCCCTGTAATTTCTGCACCAACGACATCATTCTCAACAACGATGGACAGCCTTACCGGTGGGAATACCACAACGCCACGATGAACGCGGATGTCGCCATCGTCGATCAGATCATTCGCTGGCCGGACGGCCGCGATTTACGGCTGGAAATCGCGGTGGACATCACCGAGCGCAAGAGAGCCGAAGAGATGCTGCGTCTGTCCGAGGAAAAATTTTCCAAAATCTTTATGATGGCACCGGATTTCATCACGATCAGCCGCCTGGAGGATGGACTTATCGCCGATGTCAATATCGGCTTCGAGGAGACCACCGGCTGGAAAAGAGACGAGGTCATCGGGCGCACATCCGCCGACATTCAGTTCTGGTTCGACCCTTCGGAACGGGCGCGTCTGGTCCAGGATTTGATAAGCAAAAAAGAGGTATCGCATCGTGAAATTGAATTCCGGCGCAAGGACGGTACGGTTCGTACCGGCATTTACTCGGCAAGAGAAATCAGTATATCGAACGAAGGCTATCTGATCTTCACCATGCAGGACATAACGGATTGGAAGCATCTGGAAGAGGAGCGCCGCGAACTGGAATATCAGTTGCACCAGTCCCAGAAGCTGGAGGCCATAGGCGTGCTGGCCGGCGGGGTGGCCCACGATTTCAACAACATGCTGGGGGCCATTATGGGCTATGCCGAACTGGCCATGCAAACGCTGGATGCCGCCGATCCCATGCGTAAAAATTTCAGCAAGATCCTCGACGCCGCCCAGCGTTCGGCCAATCTCACCCGTCAGCTTCTGGCCTTCGCCCGCAAGCAGACCGTGGAGCCGGTCGTGTTCGATCTCAGCGCCTCGGTTGAGGGAACGCTCAAAATGCTGCGTCGGCTGATCGGCGAAAACATCGAGTTGACCTGGAACCCATCGGCCGGTCAATGCGGCGTTAAAATGGACCCCACCCATATGGATCAGATCCTGGCCAACCTGTGCGTCAACGCCCGGGATGCCATTGCCGATGTCGGTAAAATAACCATCCAAACCGACACCGTATCCTTCGATGAGATCTCTTGCAGTGCCTATGCCGACTGCCTGCCGGGAGAGTATGTACGGCTCTCCGTCGGAGACAACGGTTGCGGCATGGACCCGGAGACCCAGAATCACGTCTTTGAACCGTTTTATACCACTAAAGGCGTTGGACAGGGGACGGGTCTGGGGCTTGCTACGGTTTACGGCATCGTCAAGCAGAGCGATGGATTTATCCAGCTTTCCAGCGAACCCGGCATCGGCACGACCTTCAATATCTACCTGCCCCGGAAGGCCACAAACGCCGAAGATGAAACCGTCGCTACCGAGGAAACAATCCCTCACAGCCGGGGCGAGACGGTCCTCATGGTGGAAGACGATCCGACCATTCGGGAAATGGGACTGATGATGCTCCAGCGTCTGGGATACAACGTCCTTCCGGCGGCAACTCCGAGCGAGGCCATCCGACGGGTCGAGGAAGATGGCAGCGACATCCATCTGTTCGTCACCGACGTGGTCATGCCCGAAATGAACGGCCGCGAACTGGCCGACCGGCTGCTGGAAGTCCGGCCGGGGATGAAGCACCTGTTCATGTCCGGTTACACAGCTGATGTCATCGCCCATCGCGGCGTTCTGGATGAAGGGATCAACTTCATCCAGAAGCCATTTTCGCTGAAAGACCTGGCGGCCAAGATCCGGGAAGTGCTGGACCATAATCAATGA
- a CDS encoding methyl-accepting chemotaxis protein, whose translation MLRDVKISTKIIVGFGIVLFLMVVVGYIGQNGMSGTKDRVEKADDVNRMVKMIQHARQYEKNFIIRGKNEYIEKVDETIADLVNQVEETKGKFDQKVNKEQMDQVAAKVTEYKEAFDTFTQIEKDKTQLMAQMRSRARDVIEKLEEIRSDQKAQLAGIVKQSDRFAGTQANFQEALNDKLAKADDANRMIKWFLDIRKNEKELILSGEQKYLDAITEGMEKAMALGADIKGRFNNPENAAKMKSALESLSIYNEAFAEFLGKIEEQKTADEKMVQAARAASEVCEVARTDQKSKMEAQIHRAIVFIYTFFGIALFAGSVVALWIASTIKKSMAYAVEISTRVADGDLTQEIEVSSKDEIGTLLAAMKNMVDNLNTMFSDITTGIETLASSSTELSAISQQMASNSEQSAGKSSSVAAAAEEMSANMASVAAAAEQASQNVDIVASSAEEMSSTIQEIARNTEKGRSISSEAVTQTTSASQKMEQLGRAAQSVGKVTETITDISEQTNLLALNATIEAARAGEAGKGFAVVANEIKELARQTAEATGQIRQQIEGIQESTGTSVEEIKQVTEIINDVNDVVSNIASAIEEQSIATKEIAGNVAQASQGIQEVTQNVSEASTVSGTISSDIVEVNTASQEIANASSQVRLSSEELSSLSERLQGMVAKFKIRAS comes from the coding sequence ATGCTGCGTGACGTGAAAATTTCTACCAAAATTATTGTTGGCTTCGGCATTGTTTTGTTTTTGATGGTGGTTGTCGGTTATATCGGCCAAAATGGAATGTCTGGCACCAAAGACCGTGTCGAAAAAGCCGACGATGTGAACCGTATGGTAAAGATGATCCAACATGCCCGTCAATATGAGAAAAACTTTATTATTCGCGGCAAGAACGAATATATCGAAAAAGTTGACGAAACCATTGCCGACCTGGTCAACCAGGTGGAGGAAACAAAGGGGAAGTTCGACCAAAAGGTCAATAAAGAACAGATGGATCAGGTCGCTGCCAAGGTAACCGAATATAAGGAGGCATTCGACACTTTTACACAGATTGAAAAAGACAAAACACAGTTGATGGCACAAATGAGATCCAGAGCCCGCGATGTTATCGAAAAGCTTGAGGAAATTCGCAGCGACCAGAAAGCGCAGTTGGCGGGTATCGTAAAACAGAGCGATCGCTTCGCAGGTACGCAAGCGAATTTTCAGGAAGCCTTGAATGATAAACTCGCCAAGGCGGATGACGCCAACCGAATGATTAAATGGTTTCTGGACATACGCAAAAACGAGAAGGAACTCATTCTTTCGGGAGAGCAGAAATATCTTGATGCGATCACCGAGGGTATGGAAAAAGCAATGGCTCTGGGGGCCGATATAAAAGGCAGATTCAACAATCCAGAGAACGCCGCCAAAATGAAATCGGCATTGGAATCTCTCTCGATCTACAATGAGGCGTTTGCCGAATTTTTGGGAAAAATTGAAGAACAGAAAACCGCCGATGAGAAGATGGTGCAGGCAGCTAGAGCCGCCAGCGAAGTTTGTGAGGTAGCCCGGACCGATCAGAAATCCAAGATGGAAGCCCAGATCCATAGAGCCATTGTTTTTATTTACACATTTTTTGGCATCGCCCTTTTCGCCGGAAGTGTCGTGGCCCTATGGATTGCCTCAACCATTAAAAAATCGATGGCTTATGCCGTCGAAATTTCAACCCGCGTCGCAGACGGTGATTTGACCCAGGAGATTGAAGTCAGCAGCAAGGATGAAATTGGAACGCTGCTGGCCGCCATGAAAAATATGGTTGATAATTTGAACACGATGTTTTCCGATATCACGACGGGTATCGAAACTTTGGCTTCATCATCTACCGAGCTTTCCGCAATTTCTCAGCAGATGGCGTCTAACTCCGAACAATCAGCCGGCAAGTCCTCCAGTGTAGCCGCGGCTGCCGAAGAGATGAGTGCCAATATGGCTTCGGTCGCCGCAGCTGCCGAACAAGCCTCGCAAAATGTCGACATTGTCGCATCGTCCGCGGAAGAGATGAGTTCGACGATCCAGGAGATTGCCCGGAATACGGAAAAGGGCCGGTCGATCTCCTCCGAAGCAGTTACCCAAACGACCAGTGCGTCGCAAAAAATGGAGCAGCTGGGGCGCGCCGCCCAGTCTGTTGGCAAGGTAACGGAAACCATAACGGATATCTCGGAGCAGACCAATTTGCTTGCGCTCAATGCTACGATCGAAGCTGCGCGTGCCGGCGAAGCGGGGAAAGGGTTCGCCGTTGTCGCCAACGAGATAAAGGAACTGGCCAGACAAACCGCTGAAGCTACCGGTCAAATCAGGCAACAAATCGAAGGGATACAGGAATCAACGGGAACTTCCGTCGAAGAAATCAAGCAGGTAACCGAAATTATAAACGATGTAAACGATGTTGTCTCAAACATCGCATCGGCGATCGAGGAGCAATCCATTGCTACAAAAGAGATTGCCGGCAATGTGGCTCAGGCTTCCCAGGGTATCCAAGAGGTGACCCAGAACGTCTCAGAGGCTTCTACGGTTTCCGGTACGATCTCGAGCGATATCGTTGAAGTCAACACGGCCTCTCAAGAAATTGCTAACGCAAGCTCTCAGGTTCGACTGAGTTCAGAGGAACTGTCATCCTTATCCGAACGTCTGCAAGGAATGGTTGCAAAATTCAAAATCAGGGCATCCTAA
- a CDS encoding sigma-54 dependent transcriptional regulator, with product MASVLILDDDRSIQLLLEDLMLSMGHESASAGNLATGLSMARKNDFDLILLDLDFPEGNGLEILPELTRLPSSPEVVIITGTGDTKAAEIAFKYGAWDYVRKPFLLEEVSLHITRALQYRIEKTDRKAPAVLKRGGIIGESEPILACLDEVAKAAVTDSNVLITGETGTGKELFARAIHNNSNRSEKSFVTIDCGALPETLAESTLFGHEKGAFTGADNRKEGLIVQAEGGTLFFDEIGELDLAVQKKLLRTLQERRLRPVGSRKELPVDFRLVAATNRDLEKGGRDKKFREDLLFRIRGIEIKLPPLRDRVEDIQPIVCNKIRQIGDHNGLGAKGVSAEFVEILGKYDWPGNVRELINVLEHSIANAGSDPTLVPKHFPPAYRAALLELGHGNGPECCVFPVTGTCFASDGQIVKWVDYRFQLEKTYLQSLLSESKGNWTKACRLAGFSKSRLYELLKKHNLSLSPV from the coding sequence ATGGCAAGCGTATTGATTTTGGACGATGATCGAAGCATCCAATTGCTTCTTGAAGATCTGATGCTAAGCATGGGGCATGAATCTGCCTCGGCGGGCAATCTGGCGACCGGGTTATCGATGGCCAGAAAGAACGATTTCGACCTTATCCTGCTGGACCTGGATTTCCCCGAAGGGAACGGGTTGGAAATTTTGCCGGAACTGACCCGATTGCCCAGTTCGCCTGAAGTGGTCATCATCACCGGCACAGGCGATACCAAGGCAGCCGAGATCGCATTCAAATACGGCGCTTGGGATTATGTCAGAAAGCCTTTCCTGCTTGAAGAAGTTTCTCTTCACATTACCCGTGCGCTTCAATATCGTATTGAAAAAACTGACCGAAAAGCACCGGCAGTTCTGAAAAGAGGAGGTATTATCGGAGAATCCGAGCCAATTCTCGCCTGTTTGGATGAAGTTGCAAAAGCGGCCGTCACAGACAGCAATGTTCTCATTACTGGCGAGACAGGTACCGGAAAAGAACTGTTTGCCCGAGCCATTCATAACAACAGTAACCGTTCAGAGAAGAGCTTTGTAACCATAGACTGCGGAGCCTTGCCGGAGACTCTGGCGGAAAGCACTTTGTTTGGACATGAAAAAGGCGCTTTCACTGGAGCAGACAACCGCAAGGAAGGGTTGATTGTTCAGGCTGAGGGGGGCACGCTCTTTTTTGATGAAATTGGAGAACTCGATCTGGCGGTTCAAAAAAAACTGCTAAGGACATTGCAGGAACGCCGCCTGAGACCTGTTGGCAGCAGAAAAGAATTGCCTGTGGATTTTCGTCTGGTCGCTGCGACCAATCGGGATCTGGAAAAAGGGGGCCGCGATAAGAAATTTCGCGAGGACTTGCTTTTTCGGATACGCGGTATTGAAATTAAGCTCCCCCCTCTTCGGGACCGCGTCGAAGATATCCAACCCATTGTTTGTAATAAGATTCGTCAGATTGGTGACCATAATGGCCTCGGGGCGAAGGGGGTTTCCGCCGAATTTGTTGAAATTTTAGGTAAATATGATTGGCCCGGCAATGTGCGGGAACTGATTAATGTTCTTGAGCATTCCATTGCCAATGCCGGTTCCGATCCTACCCTGGTCCCCAAACATTTTCCGCCCGCATACCGAGCTGCCTTGTTGGAGCTTGGCCATGGCAACGGACCCGAATGTTGCGTATTCCCGGTGACGGGAACGTGCTTTGCCTCCGATGGTCAAATCGTCAAATGGGTGGACTACCGTTTTCAATTAGAGAAAACGTATCTGCAGAGCCTCTTATCCGAATCCAAAGGCAATTGGACAAAAGCCTGCCGACTTGCCGGATTTTCGAAATCGAGATTGTATGAACTGCTGAAAAAACATAACCTCTCTTTATCCCCGGTCTAG